A genomic window from Osmerus eperlanus chromosome 5, fOsmEpe2.1, whole genome shotgun sequence includes:
- the dldh gene encoding dihydrolipoyl dehydrogenase, mitochondrial, whose protein sequence is MQSWNQLYRTLATRGQHLPCKLHGASVLSVRTYADKAQIDADVTVVGSGPGGYVAAIKSAQLGFKTVCVEKNATLGGTCLNVGCIPSKALLNNSYLYHQAMGKDFENRGIEITGITLNLEKMMSQKSGAVKALTGGIAHLFKQNKVTHVNGFGKITGKNQVTATAADGSEQIINTKNILIATGSEVTPFPGIEIDEETVVSSTGALSLNKVPEKLIVIGAGVIGVELGSVWHRLGSHVTAVEFLGHVGGMGIDMEMSKNFQRILQKQGMKFKLSTKVMGATRRPDGKIDVAVEAAAGGKSETLTCDVLMVCVGRRPFTENLGLENVGLELDNRGRVPINNRFQTKVPSIYAIGDVVAGPMLAHKAEDEGIICVEGMAGGAVHIDYNCVPSVIYTHPEVAWVGKTEEQLKEEGIPYKVGKFPFAANSRAKTNADTDGLVKILGHKETDRMLGAHIVGTGAGEIINEAALAMEYGASCEDIARVCHAHPTVSEAFREANLAASFGKAINF, encoded by the exons ATGCAGAGTTGGAATCAGTTATATCGCACTTTGGCAACG CGAGGCCAGCACCTTCCCTGCAAACTGCATGGAGCGTCGGTCCTCTCCGTCAGAACATACGCTGACAAAGCACAAA TTGATGCTGATGTCACAGTGGTGGGTTCTGGTCCTGGTGGATATGTAGCTGCTATTAAATCAGCCCAGCTCGGCTTTAAG ACAGTCTGTGTGGAGAAGAATGCGACTCTTGGTGGCACATGCTTGAATGTCGGCTGTATCCCGTCGAAG GCTCTTCTGAACAACTCCTACCTGTACCACCAGGCCATGGGGAAAGACTTTGAAAATCGGGGCATTGAAA TCACAGGGATTACGTTAAACCTGGAGAAGATGATGTCACAGAAGAGTGGGGCTGTCAAAGCACTGACGGGAGGCATTGCACATTTATTCAAACAGAATAAG GTGACTCACGTTAACGGCTTTGGCAAGATCACGGGCAAGAACCAGGTGACCGCCACGGCGGCCGACGGCAGTGAGCAGATTATCAACACCAAGAACATTCTCATCGCCACAGGCTCTGAGGTCACACCTTTCCCTGGCATCGAG ATCGACGAGGAGACCGTGGTGTCTTCTACTGGAGCGCTGTCTCTGAATAAGGTTCCCGAAAAACTCATTGTCATTGGAGCTGGAGTCATCGGCGTGGAGCTG GGGTCAGTGTGGCATCGTCTGGGCTCCCATGTGACGGCGGTGGAGTTCCTGGGCCACGTAGGTGGCATGGGCATCGACATGGAGATGTCCAAGAACTTCCAGCGCATCCTGCAGAAGCAGGGCATGAAGTTCAAGCTAAGCACCAAGGTGATGGGGGCCACCAGAAGGCCTGACGGCAAGATCGATGTGGC GGTGGAGGCTGCGGCCGGCGGGAAGAGCGAGACTCTGACGTGCGACGTGCTGATGGTGTGCGTCGGCAGACGGCCCTTCACGGAGAACCTGGGCCTGGAGAACGTGGGCCTCGAGCTGGACAACAGAGGCCGCGTCCCCATCAACAACCGCTTCCAGACCAAAGTACCCAG CATCTACGCCATCGGCGACGTGGTGGCCGGGCCCATGCTGGCCCACAAGGCCGAGGACGAGGGCATCATCTGCGTGGAGGGCATGGCCGGGGGCGCCGTGCACATCGACTACAACTGCGTCCCCTCCGTCATctacacacaccctgaggtGGCCTGGGTGGGCAAGACGGAGGAGCAGCTCaaagaagag gGCATCCCATACAAGGTGGGCAAGTTCCCCTTCGCTGCCAACAGCAGAGCGAAGACCAACGCCGACACGGACGGCCTGGTGAAGATCCTGGGACACAAGGAGACGGACAGAATGCTGGGCGCTCACATCGTCGGCACC GGGGCGGGAGAGATCATCAACGAGGCTGCCCTGGCCATGGAGTACGGAGCGTCCTGCGAGGATATCGCCAGAGTGTGTCACGCCCATCCC ACTGTGTCGGAGGCCTTCAGAGAAGCCAACCTTGCCGCCTCCTTCGGCAAAGCCATCAACTTTTAA